aatttttttttacaattttcaattttatttaaaaaatcttttttttctctcccacCTCTTTTAAATATAGGAATTACATTCCGAATCAACAAAAATGATCGAGCCACCAAAGTTTGCACGCCGGTGTCCCTCTCCTCCTGCGCCTCTTCTTACTCGACGGATCCACCGCCTTTTTGACGAACTTAATGTTGTAAGGGTCCTCGGCTAGCTCGGGATATATTTGCGCGTCATGGATGTATTCACCTTCGTAATTCGATGCGTAGCCAACTTTCAAAATCTCTTCTTGTTCCGTTGCCATCCATTCGACGGTCGTCGGTGTGTTGCTTCTGAGAGCTTCCCTCTCGCGGTGCCACGCCTTCCGTCGGGCTGTGGTCTTCGCGTGATGAAGAAGCCgttgtttttccttttccgcAGTCGTTCCGTATCTCAAGTTGACAACAGCGCTCGCGCCGTGTATTTTCACGTCGATTAACGAACTGCTTCCGCTTCCGTTCTCGTTCTCGTGAAAGGTCGTATTCACCTGACCCCCGAGACGTTTCAGCTGGCCCCGGTCTTCGCTAGCTCTCCACACCTCCTCCTTGACGAAGTACAAAGCGTCCTGCTGTGTGCTGTGAACGACGAAGGTGAACGGCAGGAAGTAGGACCTGTTGAATACCGAAGTGAACACGTCCTTGTATATCGCGTTCGCCGCTGGTACCGAGGATACCACTGCTTGTCCGTCCGACGTTCGCGACACTAGGATACCCTTTCCAAATGGCGGATCCGACGCCGCACCCAAACGATTTGGTGCCAATTCGATGGCGTCCTTCTTCAGGGCTGATCGAGGCGGCGCTGACAAACTCGCAGCGTCTCCAGAGTTCCGCTGGTATATGTGCGCAAGGAAACCGGATTTCACTCCCAAATTTCTTGCTCTTTCTTTGCTGCCGAATATAGAACTGCTCGGGCCGAATGTCGAACCGACCGGACCCCCGATAAGCTCATCGGGGAAGAGCTGAGGCGCCAGACTCTTCAGATCGTATCCCAGGTGAGACAGCCAGGTCAAGTGCTctggaaaaattgttaaattcaCGATGAAGTACGAACGGGTTGTGATTGAGCATTGCAATGTCACGTCacgttttttaattaaaaattagcCATGTTTCTTACCCGTGGGTTGATTTTGCTGACTCGTGTGCCTCACGTTGATCGGATCGTTGCCGTTGAATCGGTAAAGGTTGAGGTGCGTAGGTGTGGCTACTCTGTCCAGTACGTTTTCCCACAAGGGTGACATCCACTTTCCGATCAACGGATCGTAAACCTTTCCATTCGGCATGTGGACTAGAGCGGTGACCTGTTCGAAAATCCCCCGAAAACGGTGTGTTAACAGATATTCAAATGGAATGGTAATATTTCTATCGAAACTACAATCGAACATCGTTACCTGGTCCAACAATCCTCCGCAGAAATCTACCGGCAGATAAAGATACGGGTTCGAATCGTAGACTATGTGTCCGTACGGCGATCTCATTATCTCTCTAATTCCTTCGCCGTATTGGTTGAATATCATTATAGGTGTGCCGCATTGATCTGTCGCGATGTAATACTTGTGACGATAAACTTGGGCGTATATCAGGTGCCCCCTGTCGTCGTAGACGAGCGACATAAGCTTCGCGTCACGGGGGCTGTATATTTGGCTGACCTCGTGAGGCCTTTGTTGATTGTTGTAAAAGAACTGTGTCACGTTTCCGTAATTGTCTTTTCTCGTTGCAAGGCGATCGAGGTGGTCGTAGTAGTAACGCACGTCGAAACGACCCCTTTTCATGGCTCGAACCAGAAGCCCCTTTGCGTTGTAGTTGAAGCGTTCTTCCCTCGCGTTTTGAACGACCAAACCCCTGTTGTCGTACTTGTAGAGACCTTCGCCGAATTTCACTATCCTATCCATCGCGTTGTACTCCATGGGAATCGTATTTCCACGGTAAGTTAGAGAGAGCATGTTTCCGTTGTCGTCGTACTTGAAACCCCAGGGTTCCTGGGCCTCGACACCCGTCAATTGACCGTCGTAGTCCCACGTGTAGTTTTTCACGTTGGTGAACATATTCACAGCCACGTTGCGAGTGTAAGTTCTCGTCTGATTTATACGCCCTCTTGAATCGTGGTTAAATTCCATCCTAAACACTTCCATGTTGTGGATGGTTACGGTTACTTGGGTTTCTAAAAACCTACTGTCGGTACTGCGAGAAAATAACGCCGTACCATCGGACACGGTGGTCTCGTTCATTTTTGGTTTGCCGATTTTAAACTGTCCGATCTGCTCGAGGGTTCCTGTTTTCGGGTTGTAAGCCATCAGATGCTGCGGCAGAGTGTGACCTCCGATTCTTCCCTGGACTGCTGTCAGTCGGAAATTGTCGTCGTATTCGAATGTGAATTTTGCGTTACTTAGCCCTGTCTTTGCCCCGAAATCGATCCTTTCCTCGATCAGAAGACCGGCGTTGTATTGGTAGTCCCATTTGTACTCGACATCTTTTTCCGAGTGTATCACTTCCGAGGGTAAACCGTTCTCTGTGTATATTATCTCGCTCTTACCGTCTCCGTGAATAATTTCGGCTATCTGACCGGAAGTGTGATATCTGTAGACAATGCGAGCACCGTCCCCGGGGAAAACAGTCTGCAGGAGGTTTCCGTCGTGGCTGTAATGTTGTAAATAAGCCCTTGAACTTCCGGGAGGAGTGTAGGTTACCCTCAAAAATCCTAGGGAAGCTTGACAGGAGAACGAGTGTTTGGTACCGGATGGCAGAGTAACGTGACGTAGCCCACCGTCGTCGTCGTACTGAAGTGTGAACCGTCGTGAACTGGCCAACGTTATTTTCGACAACATATTGTAATCGTTGTACGTGTACCTCTTGGTACCGTCCTGGCTGTTCGTTACCTCCGCCAAATGTCCGTGGCGGTCGTAGCTGTATGTCTCATCGGACGCGCCCCATTTCCAACTTTCAATACGGTTAAAATTGTCGTAGGATATAGTGAGATTGTAGCCGTGGTGATAGGGCTGCCAATTGAGTGGCAAACCGGCCGGGTCAAAGGTTACGGTCAATAGCGGGGTGCGGTTTTTGTCGTAGAACGTTTCACGGCTGAACGCCTGCTCGAATTCAACCCCTATTACCCGGGTGTCGTTCACCCAAATTTCTCTATTCAACGTCTGCTGGAGGTGACTCACGTCACCGACAAGATTGTACGCTGTCGTCATAGTGTTGGTCAATTCTCCAAGGTTCATTACCTGGTAGCTCCACATTGGAAGCATTTCCGCTTCAACTGGCAATGCGGCTTCTAGTAGTGGATGTTTGGCTTTAGCCGCGCTCAACACTGATCCACCTCCTGGTAGAGAAAGCGTTAGACTGCTGTTTGTGAAGGCTGTCGCCACTTCCACTTCGGTTCCTGGAATTAACATGATTATATCGTTTATCCTTTACGTTAAATCTATTCAACAAGTAAACCAGATTACAAACCATCGGTGATTCGAAGGGTCTTGAATTTATCGTTCTTCATGATCATTTCGAGATACCGTTGCTTGTCTCCTTTTCGGAGCGCCTGAAGAGGTGAGGACACCTTCACGGACAAACCCTCGTTCTTCGATAGGCCAGAGCTGAGTTTTAGTTTTTCACCGGTCGGTAAGATTACGTCGGTCACACGACCGAGGTTGTCGTAAGAGTACATGTAGGTCTCGCTTCCCTGCAAGAAGAACGAAAGGAATTTATTTCAGGTTTTAGGAAAGTGTATTGAAGCTTTTCCGTGCAACGCTAATCGACACTTACTCCAGACCGACTGGTGAGCAGACCAGTTGAGCTGTCGTAGTCAAGCGCGATTTCGGATCTACCACGTTCCGATAATTTTACGAGGAATCCGACCCcggaaattttcagttcagaCTTGTGATCCTGAGTATTTTCAATGGAACTGACAACGTTGCTGTAATCCctcaaaaactgtattttattGCCAGCACTGTCGGTGACGGTAGATAATTTTCCGAAGCTCGTATTTTTGCTGTACAGAAACGAGTATCTCGTTTTTCCCGAGGTCAAATCTTTGGTGGCGACGTGCTGACCGTAACGGTTGAACACGTAAACTTCATTCGACGGTGGAAATGGTATGTGAAATTCTCCGCTCTCGTCGTGGTTTGGAAGATAAGGCTGCAGTGCGAGGATGTGCAGGCTCCCCTGATCGGCGACGTGCAAAACACCGTCGGGAGATACCGCCAAAGCGGATATTGCTAGGAACTTTGCATTCGACGACAAAAGTGTTTCGGTGCTGCTCGTGTCGTCGGTACAAGTGCAGGCGTCCATTACCTTGGTGCTGGGGGTGGTGTTGTTGCACTCGCACTGCCCTCGTAGTCTCTCTTGTTGCTGACCAGCAAAGTGGTACATCTTCCCCGAGGAGTCGACCATCCTTATCGAATTCACTCTGTGCGAGTCGCTGTCGGCAATGTACAACTCTCCGGTCGGACTGAAGGCGACGGCCAAAACTGACCCGAGCACTTCGTCCGGTTTTTTGCCGTTAACGGGCGTCGACGAGTTGATATTCGCGTTACTCGTGCAGTGCAGGGGTGTTCCTGCTACCACGCGAACTTTCAAATCACTCGTCAGTTTTAGCACCAATCGGTCGTCGATAAAATGTAACGATCCGTCGAGGGGACTCAGAGTTAATCCCGTTGGCCACTGAAGTTGTGCTTGATGCGCTGGAATGGCCCCCATGCACGGCGCGGGTGACCAGTGGTTATGGTGACCGTGGTGGCCAACAAGCGTGTGAATTATGCCGCGCGGATCGACGGCTCGAATGTTTGTGCCATCGGCAATGTACATGGTTTTGTCAGCGGCAATTGCGATACCTGAAAATCATTGTTGACGCGTTGAAAATCTGGACTTTCGGATAAAGATGCTTCGAATGGGCAATCAAACGTCGAGTAAAACTTACCCTTGGGATGTGCAAGTTTCGCGTGAATGGCCGGACCCTCGTCACCGCAGTGCCCCTCGTCGCCCGGAATGCATCTTTCGCCACTTCCGACCACTATATCCATGTTTATGCTAGGGTCATCAACTTTCTCCAGAGACAGAGCCCTCAGTATTTGGTGCTTCTCCGGGTCACTGATGTAGAGGTGACCGTCGGCCGGTGAAACGGAGAGATAATACTGGTACGCCACTTGGGttgcactgaaaaatatattcgtttCATCCCATTAGTCATCGAACAACGGTGTGGCAATCGATTCGACTATGCGCGACGACCAACCTTAGAATCAACACCGTGTTCACATTTCCGTCCGGAGTGATTCTTCGGACAAGATTGAAGTCCCCAACGTATATGCTTCCGTCCGGTCCGCTTGTCAGTGCCACGGGGGTCAGGAGTCGCGCATCTTTGGCCGGACCATTGCAGTTGGTGCAAACTAAGCTTCGTTGCAATCCAGTGCCCATGACAACCTTCACTGTACGCGGGTATTGTTTGAAGTGTAGGGTTGACCCGTCTCCCTTCTGCAGTATCCCTTCGTGGAAGTTGTAATGATGATGAATGTCCAGACCCCATCCGCCAACGTCGGATATGTCAACGTCAAATCCGTGCAAAGTTGCTGTTTGCGTTTCCCAAACTACCGATTGACAGCTCGAGTGTTGGTAACCGATAGAAATTCTAGCTTGGGCTACGCCGTACACTTTTTGTTTGTAAACGTTTCGCTTATTCCAAGCAAACGTGTGCTCGAGGTTCGGATCTGCTTCGTACGTTTTAGCGTGCAGCGAACCTTCGATTTCAACGTGTACGTGGACGTGCGTCAGAGATTTCGGAATGAACGGTCCTGTCAGCTGCATTCTCACCGTTGACATGTACCCGGCCGCCTGACTGCTTTGATACATCAGATGGAGATTTGAACCCGGAATGGCTATGCTCTCTTGGACAATCTACACGGAATTAGAAAAGGTGATCAGGTTTTTTTTACCTCTACTCGAtgcattgaaaataattacatggCGTAATATCGTTATGGCATGAAGAAATTACCGCAGGGAAGAGAAATAAGCGTCTCTTACCTGGGTTTCCGCGAATACCAAACTTTTTCCGGGCAAACCGCCAACTTTTTCCGGCATCCACGTGCCGACGATGATCGGTCGTAAGATCTCATGATCGTGTTCCAGGCAGGGTCCACGTTCGCCAAATAGGCCCATCGAGATCCCTGGGAAGCCTATTATATTTTATGCGgtaaataaaacgaaacttAAACATTCAACACTGACGGACGGACGGAACAAAGACAACACAAGTTGACCATGTCGGTGTTATACAGTAACCGAGGAACAAAAATCTTCTTTGGTCAATGTCGTTGAGGTgacgaagagaagaaaaattggctAATAACACGTCGAAggcataaataattttttttcttttctattttgaaaaaacacaCGAGTACCAATTTTATCCTTACCAACAGCAGGACTGGGGGGTTGATTCGGTCTGTAGGATTCGCTTTCTTCGCTGAGCGTCATAGCTACCGGAGGTAGAACAACAATTTGATTCCACGGGGCGAACACCGTGCGAGTCAAAGGCTTGAAAGGACTTCGTTGAAACTGCAGTGTCACGGCACCTCCGCCGTTCACGAGGACGTCAAACCTGATCGAAAGGTATAAAGGGTATCGTTTCTGAACGGGGAATAGACGATTGACAAATCATGCATACACCGCTTTTGTGATCCGGTCCTAATTCGCCTGATTCGCGGATATTGAATATCTATTTAATTGAAACGTAAATCGATATTGGCTTTCGCACGGTATAAAGGCAGAGCTCGAGAGAGAGGCGCTATGTGTATAACCATAGCCGGTAACCATAAGGCTAACCTTTGTCAAGCCCAGACTACCTGACACGTGCATATAACATGAATATTTAGACGTGATTTGGTTGGCGCACGGGGAGACAAGTCACTGCTACGGAGTTACGCGGAGTAATTAACAGGCTTTCGACATCATTAGCTCGAGCTTTGATGTGGCTTGAGATCCGTCCTTCTCGTCCTTCTCCGACATTCAAGGATTATCCTTGCCATACCGCTCTGCGACACAGACGCAGCCCTGGCGTTAGTCCCTctccccacccccacccccacccccttcccctcctcctcctcctcctcctcctccctctCGCCCCGACATCCTTCATTACAATGCAGCTCTGATCCTATTACCGTGTGTGCACAGCTTAAGAGCTTGGACTGATTCTAGTATACACATGATATTATATATGTTGGTACGCGGAAATTTCGTTGGTGGGTGGGTGGATTTAGCCGAGGTTTGATAAGAAGCCGCGGTTATTAGACAAAGGCTTACCGTACAAATGATCTTCGAGGTGGATTAGACAGTTTGAAAAAGTACGAATACTCGTCAGGAGGTGCCGATTTGTACAGGTTTACTACGCGATTCCGTATAACTAGACTTGAAATTTATGTTCATTTACTACTCACCATCCGCCGGCTCTTGTCAGGGTGAATCCAAAGCGCGAATCCCTGTCGACCGAGACTCGGATCCCTACTATTCCGAGCCCCTGTTCCGTTACTACTTGACCTCGCATCACGGCGACCCGGCTGTTACAAATAAAACGTACAGCGATGGCCATGGAATTAAACGTTAAACGAACCCGTTAACAATGCGAAAGCTGATTCCTTGTCGAATGTAATCcgtgatatttgattctcGATTTAAGATCGCGGGGCGATACCGCATTGGTATGATCATATTTCTGCCAATGAATAATCGGTGCTGAAATTAATCTGACACAAGAGACGAAACTTCACAGTGGATACGAAGGTTCAAAAACCGCCTGTGAAATCCTGACGCGATTCCGCGTTGCCTTTACACCCGTCAATGGTGTATTATTGTACATACGTGGGTCGCTAGTGCTGAGCGGTGAGtaaatttgtttccatttttgaGACGGAATACACACGCGAAATCAGCTTCCGTTTGTTAATGGCTCAATGCACATTGAATATTCTCAATTCGCTGCCAATACGATTGGGTAACCTAATTTCAAACGGGTGGATTGAATTCCCGATGCAACGCTGCGGGCGTTCCCCACCCATTCCCGCCCCTTCCTTCGCTGACATGGGTcggaattgaaaaacaattcaagaATTGATTTTGTAAGTGTCGGAACAATTGGCATGTGTATAATATCGTTAGCAAGCGAAATCTCGCTTATATATACATCTCCGTATGCATATATCATGTATGTATTGGCAacgagtgaaaatattcaaattcattagTTAAATAACAATTCTTTCGAGCCAGGGTTTTAtcaagtatacatatacatataatatatttatatatatgtatatgtatatcgaaCGCATGCAGATGTCATGTAATGTGTTGACGTAAGTGtatgagtatatatatatatgtatgtatattctatatattttaaatatatatatatatatatatacacacatgtaatAAATTCAGGATTGGAATTCTGCAGTATAAATTGGAATGTTAAgctgaatttgaatttgaagcaatcatgtgagtgagtgagtgagtgtaGGTGGTGTTGGTGCGATGATTGTTCTGTGTTTTTGCATCTGTGTCCTGTGAGCTGAATATAatgaaattatagaaaatggTGTCGTGGgttgtacatatgtatatacgtagtTTGTCGTGAGTATATATGTGTGCAACATACATATCCATACGCAAGAATGGTTTTTGCAGCTTATACAGGTTATCGTTGTCGGGTATGTAGAGAATATACGATACACATCCACCCCACCCCCATGAATGTATTAGGCATATATGCATATGAATATGTACACGCGTtgggtataataatacagTATAGAGTATCTTAAAAGCCCCTAAGGGACTGTATATATAGGAGGATATATGGTGTTTTCTTGGAGGATCACACTCCCCCAACGTCAAAAGATCGTTTCGTTAATATATTCCGCGTTAgcgaaaaattcaacgttgGATCCGTAGTTTGTATGTAATAACACGGAAAGTCGACGTTGctctgaaaaatttgtatgtatttagAAATTGTATGAATGTTTACGATAAATTGCATATAATTTTATCCGCACTCGGTAAGCTCCGTATTTGTTATTACTatagaattataatatttgatatatcaatcgatatatatatatgtatatatatatgtacgtatacatgtttATACATGTGTTGGCGATAACTCGGTGATCAAAAGGCGGAGGGGTGCCCGATCCTCCAAGTACGAGCACAGCAAGGTGGCAGGCACTGTCGTCACtactatataatataaaatcaaatcataataataatagtaac
This genomic stretch from Neodiprion pinetum isolate iyNeoPine1 chromosome 6, iyNeoPine1.2, whole genome shotgun sequence harbors:
- the Ten-a gene encoding teneurin-a isoform X1, translating into MEGEGTLGRGHANGGRGLRRQRSLEWRERRGYGGAPSSSDEEDNSRHGVGGPTSTGGRGARSPGQVFASILAQQYNGAADRSYRTGSDTEGAATTDNPTTPFPTPPPTLTPNHRQASPFPLESTNSRRHHYNGSAMSDRSRSGNGETVYAAPTKKNNSAAGGTLNRRNRRGHASALSSSSTASSDRSEAVFPDEHSRMHLNNDTGGDSPPEPAPPEVPPRGPSLHATHTLRAQQVRNGCPPNATAGYAIPPEQVQSENYQEYLMSGSPRSYPARSPGVAATPTLTRLPPPQQQVTVGSLGGGGSAGNGGAPGQPLAMPVFPLRAGPAPHYSPYSPSRFHIDKRCQHRCSWKCFSIALILLAVALTAMLAYFAAVSSMRPMDSTNCILVQDVKAVTHENAHMHDPISTPIPTEESLPTSTAEHSSAADNIGDQQSDPQIQQSAQWPAVLELRAYNVAHSAVIPPYHFWNSEFRNKQPAFIRLNFTLPWGANFAVYGRRNVAPSVTQYDFAEFVKGGRVDHRLKREIVPADAVSFMKSEEGVSGDPYQAEQPSATRNVLAKRSLVEPMLVNVTLLQFLDTGRWFLSVYNDELQPHKVSLVVTEAEDMSTTCPNDCSGRGSCYLGKCDCIDGYQGADCSKSVCPVLCSAHGQYGGGVCHCEDGWKGAECDVPLGDCQVPDCNQHGQCVRGSCVCSAGWKGIFCNEPDCPDPSCNGHGTCVSGKCYCKAGWQGERCNQVDQQVYQCLPGCSDHGTYDLEAASCICEEHWTGVDCSQPSCGLDCGLHGSCEQGHCKCHDDWTGSRCDQKPCDVRCADQGQCKNGTCVCSQGWNGRHCTLPGCENGCSRHGLCTLQEGEYRCECSIGWAGRDCSIRLEMECNDDLDNDQDGMVDCSDSECCSHHACSDHIMCLASNDPVEVLLRKQPPSVTASFYQRVKFLIEENSVQSYAHMDEYSESEFWNNFTPRRVAVMRGQVVTEQGLGIVGIRVSVDRDSRFGFTLTRAGGWFDVLVNGGGAVTLQFQRSPFKPLTRTVFAPWNQIVVLPPVAMTLSEESESYRPNQPPSPAVGFPGISMGLFGERGPCLEHDHEILRPIIVGTWMPEKVGGLPGKSLVFAETQIVQESIAIPGSNLHLMYQSSQAAGYMSTVRMQLTGPFIPKSLTHVHVHVEIEGSLHAKTYEADPNLEHTFAWNKRNVYKQKVYGVAQARISIGYQHSSCQSVVWETQTATLHGFDVDISDVGGWGLDIHHHYNFHEGILQKGDGSTLHFKQYPRTVKVVMGTGLQRSLVCTNCNGPAKDARLLTPVALTSGPDGSIYVGDFNLVRRITPDGNVNTVLILSATQVAYQYYLSVSPADGHLYISDPEKHQILRALSLEKVDDPSINMDIVVGSGERCIPGDEGHCGDEGPAIHAKLAHPKGIAIAADKTMYIADGTNIRAVDPRGIIHTLVGHHGHHNHWSPAPCMGAIPAHQAQLQWPTGLTLSPLDGSLHFIDDRLVLKLTSDLKVRVVAGTPLHCTSNANINSSTPVNGKKPDEVLGSVLAVAFSPTGELYIADSDSHRVNSIRMVDSSGKMYHFAGQQQERLRGQCECNNTTPSTKVMDACTCTDDTSSTETLLSSNAKFLAISALAVSPDGVLHVADQGSLHILALQPYLPNHDESGEFHIPFPPSNEVYVFNRYGQHVATKDLTSGKTRYSFLYSKNTSFGKLSTVTDSAGNKIQFLRDYSNVVSSIENTQDHKSELKISGVGFLVKLSERGRSEIALDYDSSTGLLTSRSGGSETYMYSYDNLGRVTDVILPTGEKLKLSSGLSKNEGLSVKVSSPLQALRKGDKQRYLEMIMKNDKFKTLRITDGTEVEVATAFTNSSLTLSLPGGGSVLSAAKAKHPLLEAALPVEAEMLPMWSYQVMNLGELTNTMTTAYNLVGDVSHLQQTLNREIWVNDTRVIGVEFEQAFSRETFYDKNRTPLLTVTFDPAGLPLNWQPYHHGYNLTISYDNFNRIESWKWGASDETYSYDRHGHLAEVTNSQDGTKRYTYNDYNMLSKITLASSRRFTLQYDDDGGLRHVTLPSGTKHSFSCQASLGFLRVTYTPPGSSRAYLQHYSHDGNLLQTVFPGDGARIVYRYHTSGQIAEIIHGDGKSEIIYTENGLPSEVIHSEKDVEYKWDYQYNAGLLIEERIDFGAKTGLSNAKFTFEYDDNFRLTAVQGRIGGHTLPQHLMAYNPKTGTLEQIGQFKIGKPKMNETTVSDGTALFSRSTDSRFLETQVTVTIHNMEVFRMEFNHDSRGRINQTRTYTRNVAVNMFTNVKNYTWDYDGQLTGVEAQEPWGFKYDDNGNMLSLTYRGNTIPMEYNAMDRIVKFGEGLYKYDNRGLVVQNAREERFNYNAKGLLVRAMKRGRFDVRYYYDHLDRLATRKDNYGNVTQFFYNNQQRPHEVSQIYSPRDAKLMSLVYDDRGHLIYAQVYRHKYYIATDQCGTPIMIFNQYGEGIREIMRSPYGHIVYDSNPYLYLPVDFCGGLLDQVTALVHMPNGKVYDPLIGKWMSPLWENVLDRVATPTHLNLYRFNGNDPINVRHTSQQNQPTEHLTWLSHLGYDLKSLAPQLFPDELIGGPVGSTFGPSSSIFGSKERARNLGVKSGFLAHIYQRNSGDAASLSAPPRSALKKDAIELAPNRLGAASDPPFGKGILVSRTSDGQAVVSSVPAANAIYKDVFTSVFNRSYFLPFTFVVHSTQQDALYFVKEEVWRASEDRGQLKRLGGQVNTTFHENENGSGSSSLIDVKIHGASAVVNLRYGTTAEKEKQRLLHHAKTTARRKAWHREREALRSNTPTTVEWMATEQEEILKVGYASNYEGEYIHDAQIYPELAEDPYNIKFVKKAVDPSSKKRRRRRGTPACKLWWLDHFC
- the Ten-a gene encoding teneurin-a isoform X3 — translated: MEGEGTLGRGHANGGRGLRRQRSLEWRERRGYGGAPSSSDEEDNSRHGVGGPTSTGGRGARSPGQVFASILAQQYNGAADRSYRTGSDTEGAATTDNPTTPFPTPPPTLTPNHRQASPFPLESTNSRRHHYNGSAMSDRSRSGNGETVYAAPTKKNNSAAGGTLNRRNRRGHASALSSSSTASSDRSEAVFPDEHSRMHLNNDTGGDSPPEPAPPEVPPRGPSLHATHTLRAQQVRNGCPPNATAGYAIPPEQVQSENYQEYLMSGSPRSYPARSPGVAATPTLTRLPPPQQQVTVGSLGGGGSAGNGGAPGQPLAMPVFPLRAGPAPHYSPYSPSRFHIDKRCQHRCSWKCFSIALILLAVALTAMLAYFAAVSSMRPMDSTNCILVQDVKAVTHENAHMHDPISTPIPTEESLPTSTAEHSSAADNIGDQQSDPQIQQSAQWPAVLELRAYNVAHSAVIPPYHFWNSEFRNKQPAFIRLNFTLPWGANFAVYGRRNVAPSVTQYDFAEFVKGGRVDHRLKREIVPADAVSFMKSEEGVSGDPYQAEQPSATRNVLAKRSLVEPMLVNVTLLQFLDTGRWFLSVYNDELQPHKVSLVVTEAEDMSTTCPNDCSGRGSCYLGKCDCIDGYQGADCSKSVCPVLCSAHGQYGGGVCHCEDGWKGAECDVPLGDCQVPDCNQHGQCVRGSCVCSAGWKGIFCNEPDCPDPSCNGHGTCVSGKCYCKAGWQGERCNQVDQQVYQCLPGCSDHGTYDLEAASCICEEHWTGVDCSQPSCGLDCGLHGSCEQGHCKCHDDWTGSRCDQKPCDVRCADQGQCKNGTCVCSQGWNGRHCTLPGCENGCSRHGLCTLQEGEYRCECSIGWAGRDCSIRLEMECNDDLDNDQDGMVDCSDSECCSHHACSDHIMCLASNDPVEVLLRKQPPSVTASFYQRVKFLIEENSVQSYAHMDEYSESRVAVMRGQVVTEQGLGIVGIRVSVDRDSRFGFTLTRAGGWFDVLVNGGGAVTLQFQRSPFKPLTRTVFAPWNQIVVLPPVAMTLSEESESYRPNQPPSPAVGFPGISMGLFGERGPCLEHDHEILRPIIVGTWMPEKVGGLPGKSLVFAETQIVQESIAIPGSNLHLMYQSSQAAGYMSTVRMQLTGPFIPKSLTHVHVHVEIEGSLHAKTYEADPNLEHTFAWNKRNVYKQKVYGVAQARISIGYQHSSCQSVVWETQTATLHGFDVDISDVGGWGLDIHHHYNFHEGILQKGDGSTLHFKQYPRTVKVVMGTGLQRSLVCTNCNGPAKDARLLTPVALTSGPDGSIYVGDFNLVRRITPDGNVNTVLILSATQVAYQYYLSVSPADGHLYISDPEKHQILRALSLEKVDDPSINMDIVVGSGERCIPGDEGHCGDEGPAIHAKLAHPKGIAIAADKTMYIADGTNIRAVDPRGIIHTLVGHHGHHNHWSPAPCMGAIPAHQAQLQWPTGLTLSPLDGSLHFIDDRLVLKLTSDLKVRVVAGTPLHCTSNANINSSTPVNGKKPDEVLGSVLAVAFSPTGELYIADSDSHRVNSIRMVDSSGKMYHFAGQQQERLRGQCECNNTTPSTKVMDACTCTDDTSSTETLLSSNAKFLAISALAVSPDGVLHVADQGSLHILALQPYLPNHDESGEFHIPFPPSNEVYVFNRYGQHVATKDLTSGKTRYSFLYSKNTSFGKLSTVTDSAGNKIQFLRDYSNVVSSIENTQDHKSELKISGVGFLVKLSERGRSEIALDYDSSTGLLTSRSGGSETYMYSYDNLGRVTDVILPTGEKLKLSSGLSKNEGLSVKVSSPLQALRKGDKQRYLEMIMKNDKFKTLRITDGTEVEVATAFTNSSLTLSLPGGGSVLSAAKAKHPLLEAALPVEAEMLPMWSYQVMNLGELTNTMTTAYNLVGDVSHLQQTLNREIWVNDTRVIGVEFEQAFSRETFYDKNRTPLLTVTFDPAGLPLNWQPYHHGYNLTISYDNFNRIESWKWGASDETYSYDRHGHLAEVTNSQDGTKRYTYNDYNMLSKITLASSRRFTLQYDDDGGLRHVTLPSGTKHSFSCQASLGFLRVTYTPPGSSRAYLQHYSHDGNLLQTVFPGDGARIVYRYHTSGQIAEIIHGDGKSEIIYTENGLPSEVIHSEKDVEYKWDYQYNAGLLIEERIDFGAKTGLSNAKFTFEYDDNFRLTAVQGRIGGHTLPQHLMAYNPKTGTLEQIGQFKIGKPKMNETTVSDGTALFSRSTDSRFLETQVTVTIHNMEVFRMEFNHDSRGRINQTRTYTRNVAVNMFTNVKNYTWDYDGQLTGVEAQEPWGFKYDDNGNMLSLTYRGNTIPMEYNAMDRIVKFGEGLYKYDNRGLVVQNAREERFNYNAKGLLVRAMKRGRFDVRYYYDHLDRLATRKDNYGNVTQFFYNNQQRPHEVSQIYSPRDAKLMSLVYDDRGHLIYAQVYRHKYYIATDQCGTPIMIFNQYGEGIREIMRSPYGHIVYDSNPYLYLPVDFCGGLLDQVTALVHMPNGKVYDPLIGKWMSPLWENVLDRVATPTHLNLYRFNGNDPINVRHTSQQNQPTEHLTWLSHLGYDLKSLAPQLFPDELIGGPVGSTFGPSSSIFGSKERARNLGVKSGFLAHIYQRNSGDAASLSAPPRSALKKDAIELAPNRLGAASDPPFGKGILVSRTSDGQAVVSSVPAANAIYKDVFTSVFNRSYFLPFTFVVHSTQQDALYFVKEEVWRASEDRGQLKRLGGQVNTTFHENENGSGSSSLIDVKIHGASAVVNLRYGTTAEKEKQRLLHHAKTTARRKAWHREREALRSNTPTTVEWMATEQEEILKVGYASNYEGEYIHDAQIYPELAEDPYNIKFVKKAVDPSSKKRRRRRGTPACKLWWLDHFC